The Nitrospira sp. sequence CAAGGGAATCCGCTCTCAATCGATCCACAGACGGATAAGCCGAAAGTCAACTTCGTGCTTCCCTCGAATCCGGTGGAAGGTGAGATCCCCACGGATATCGAGAACGAAGCCTGGCAGAAAACCCAAAAGCGCCTTATCGCCATGGGTGGTCAGATCACGCACAAGCCGCGTAACTTCGTGAACCGGATCGATGATCTCTGGGTTCGGTCGCTGTATAACGAAAAGTCGATTGTGTACTTGATCGAATGGGACGATCGTACCAAGAGCGTGGCCGAAGGGAAGTTGCCCTGGGCTCCGACTCAAGTGAATATCGATGTGAAGGAGCAGGATCCGAAGACCGGTGAAGAAGGATCTATCGCCGCGCATCAAAATAATTACGCAGTGTACAATGACGCGGTCGCAATTGAGACGCCGGTCAAGTGGCAGGATCTTCCTGCTCCGATCAAGCCGCGGTATCTCTTCGGAAGCAATGAGCAATATCCCGTGGATATTGTGAAGTGGGAAGCTGACGGATCTCTCCGGGCTTTCAAGGGAACCGGTTGGGATAAGGATTTCGAAGAGCGCGATAGCTATGAAGAGAATCTAAAGATTCTCAAGTCTGAATGGAAGAACGGTCGTTGGTACGTCATGATTCAGCGTCCAGTCGGAAACAAGAAGGACCAGGATTATGACGAAGATACGCTGTTCGAAATGGGGAAATACATCCCGACCGTGTTCTTTGCCTGGGATGGTCATAACGGTGATGCAGGACGCAAGATGGCCGTCTCGGCTTTCTACTACACGTTCATGCAGCCGCCGACGCCCCGTGAAGTGTATATCTATCCGTTCGTCATTGCCGGCGGGATCGTGCTGTTGGAAGCATGGGTCTTGACGCGCCGCGCAAACAAGCGGAAGGGCAAGACGCTCTAAGCGCACTCTGTACGTGAGTGGCTGAGCAGCGAATGAAGGGGGTGGGGAAACCCACCCCCTTCGTGTTTTCACGCCATGAAGCGGTAGATCTGTATGAATGTCACTGGAGTCGTGCTGGCCGGCGGCAAGAGCCGGCGGATGGGGGAGGATAAGCGTTTCCTACTGGTCGGGGAGGAGACGTTATTGACGCGAACGACCTCGGTGATGGCTCAGCTCTTTCCTGAAGTGCTCGTGATTATTGCGCAGGATAGTCCGCCGCTCACAGTCTCCGGATGCCTCGTTCACAGAGATCTCATTGCAGGTTGTGGAAGTCTCGGCGGCCTCTACACAGGTTTGGTAAAGGCTTCGGAGCAGCGTATTTTCGTCGTGGCCTGTGATATGCCGTTTCTGAATCCCGACATGATCCGCTGGTTTGTCGATCGCGATCCTGCAGCAGACATTGTGATGGCACGTTTGCCGACCGGGCTGCAATCTCTTCACGCGCTCTATAGTAAACGCGCATTGCCTGTCCTGGAGCGCATGGCCACCATGCATACTCTGAAGATCCAACAGATTGTCTCAGAACCCTCACTCCACACAACCGTCGTTTTGGCCGACGAGTGGGGCGAGCGTGATGCCCTCGCCCGATCGTTTCAGAATGTGAACACGCCGGCTGATCTCGCCGCGGCGAGAGCCGCACTTCGTAACCGTTCATTGACTCGATAATGCCCGCCT is a genomic window containing:
- a CDS encoding molybdenum cofactor guanylyltransferase — translated: MNVTGVVLAGGKSRRMGEDKRFLLVGEETLLTRTTSVMAQLFPEVLVIIAQDSPPLTVSGCLVHRDLIAGCGSLGGLYTGLVKASEQRIFVVACDMPFLNPDMIRWFVDRDPAADIVMARLPTGLQSLHALYSKRALPVLERMATMHTLKIQQIVSEPSLHTTVVLADEWGERDALARSFQNVNTPADLAAARAALRNRSLTR
- a CDS encoding c-type cytochrome gives rise to the protein MRKKMMNTSMGKKAGIVLASAFGLALFSAGPLVLSASAEEVPQGFKKGELAPEPAADMIEAGKRVYFTKCVWCHGVDGAGDGPGADRLWPRPRNFNQGTFKIRHTASGELPLFDAKKPTPGQNDLFETVTHGLPGSAMPSWEGILTEEQRLQVLSFVTTQLVKDRKFTDKQSESQTILQMADLKPKEATEESKKRGSELIVEKKCVECHGMEGRGDGNAFNLKDDWGFSIQPANWHKCWNFRGSRQDPYNVKNIFRTFSTGVNGTPMPSFADSTSVDDRWDIANFVNSLCERDAQGNPLSIDPQTDKPKVNFVLPSNPVEGEIPTDIENEAWQKTQKRLIAMGGQITHKPRNFVNRIDDLWVRSLYNEKSIVYLIEWDDRTKSVAEGKLPWAPTQVNIDVKEQDPKTGEEGSIAAHQNNYAVYNDAVAIETPVKWQDLPAPIKPRYLFGSNEQYPVDIVKWEADGSLRAFKGTGWDKDFEERDSYEENLKILKSEWKNGRWYVMIQRPVGNKKDQDYDEDTLFEMGKYIPTVFFAWDGHNGDAGRKMAVSAFYYTFMQPPTPREVYIYPFVIAGGIVLLEAWVLTRRANKRKGKTL